The following coding sequences lie in one Luteitalea sp. genomic window:
- a CDS encoding DUF1343 domain-containing protein produces the protein MHRLFILGLLALQLFSSRAAAPAPSRVKTGLDVLVERRFAPLAGRRIGLLTAETAITQDRRRAIDVLAEAPNVTLVAIFAPEHGLSATRTGDIDDSVDQATGVRVYSLYQRGRGRPTPEMLKGLDALVYDIPQFGARFLTRITLLGYGIEAAARQRIPVYVLDRPNFINGVDVAGPLLDDNHTSFVGYMRLPIRHGMTAGELALMANGEKQLGADVRVIRMEGWKRAMWYDETGLEWINPSPNIRNLTQAILYPGACLLESAHVSVGRGTDTPFQIVGAPWFRAKEIAAYLNGRQLPGVRFMTRRFRPSASVYAGEECEGLDILLVNREVFDPVLMGLELLAAVLRFHPGDFQLASVMRLLGNDEAAARLLRGETGREILTAQRHELDEFLRIRAKYLLYE, from the coding sequence ATGCACCGTCTGTTCATTCTGGGCTTGCTTGCGCTTCAGCTGTTCTCGAGCCGAGCGGCTGCTCCGGCCCCGAGCCGCGTCAAGACGGGCCTTGACGTTCTGGTTGAACGGCGCTTCGCGCCGCTGGCTGGTCGCCGTATTGGGCTGCTGACGGCTGAAACGGCCATCACACAGGATCGGCGACGAGCGATTGATGTGCTGGCGGAGGCGCCGAACGTGACGTTGGTCGCGATCTTTGCGCCCGAGCACGGACTCTCCGCAACGCGGACCGGGGACATCGACGACAGCGTGGATCAAGCGACGGGTGTTCGCGTTTACAGCCTGTATCAACGGGGACGCGGCCGGCCTACTCCCGAGATGCTGAAAGGTCTGGATGCGCTCGTGTACGACATCCCGCAGTTCGGTGCGCGGTTCCTCACGCGAATAACGCTACTCGGCTATGGCATTGAGGCCGCTGCGCGACAGCGCATTCCCGTCTATGTGCTCGACCGGCCTAACTTTATCAATGGCGTGGACGTGGCGGGGCCGTTGCTGGACGACAACCATACATCGTTTGTCGGCTACATGCGCCTACCTATCCGCCACGGTATGACGGCTGGTGAGCTCGCGTTGATGGCCAACGGAGAAAAGCAGCTTGGCGCCGATGTGCGCGTCATTCGGATGGAAGGGTGGAAGCGGGCGATGTGGTACGACGAGACCGGGCTGGAGTGGATCAATCCGTCTCCGAACATCCGGAATCTCACGCAAGCCATCCTGTATCCCGGCGCGTGCCTGCTGGAGTCGGCGCACGTTTCGGTCGGTCGAGGTACCGATACGCCGTTCCAGATCGTGGGTGCCCCGTGGTTTCGCGCGAAAGAGATCGCGGCTTATCTGAATGGCCGACAGCTGCCAGGTGTGCGTTTCATGACGAGGCGATTTCGCCCGTCAGCGTCGGTGTACGCCGGTGAGGAATGCGAAGGGTTGGACATTCTGTTAGTGAATCGGGAGGTGTTCGACCCGGTGCTGATGGGATTGGAGCTGCTTGCCGCTGTGCTCAGATTTCATCCCGGCGACTTTCAGCTTGCGTCGGTGATGCGCCTTCTGGGGAACGACGAGGCAGCCGCTCGGCTTCTGCGCGGTGAGACGGGGCGCGAGATTCTCACCGCGCAGCGTCACGAGCTCGACGAGTTCCTGCGCATCCGCGCCAAATACCTGTTGTACGAGTGA
- a CDS encoding UTRA domain-containing protein — MTVNRNAPIPLYHQLKTLVLKEIDAGRWKPDDQLPTEQELMARFQVSKITVRQALQELAHDGYIRREQGRGTFVQRPPLEQGPRELTSFTDEMRRRGLPSTSEVLDQGAIEVPADVAATLGMSSSEPVFRLRRLRLADGEPMGVQTAYIPMASVPGIEEINFAPSVSLYALLSSRYSLYPARARETHVAVLISTWEAELLGVAPGSPGLVAERVTYLASGRPLEYVQSVMRGDRYKVVLELTTPRARR; from the coding sequence ATGACTGTCAACCGCAACGCGCCGATTCCCCTATATCACCAACTCAAGACGTTGGTTTTGAAGGAGATAGATGCCGGGCGTTGGAAGCCGGATGACCAGCTCCCGACCGAACAGGAGCTCATGGCTCGGTTTCAGGTGAGCAAGATCACCGTACGGCAGGCGCTGCAAGAGCTCGCCCACGACGGCTATATCCGCCGCGAGCAGGGCCGCGGGACGTTTGTTCAGCGCCCTCCGCTCGAGCAGGGGCCCCGTGAGCTCACGAGCTTTACCGACGAAATGCGCCGCCGCGGGCTGCCGTCAACCTCCGAAGTGCTCGACCAGGGCGCGATCGAGGTACCTGCAGACGTCGCCGCGACGCTGGGAATGTCCTCCAGCGAGCCGGTCTTCCGCCTCCGTCGACTGCGCCTCGCAGACGGGGAGCCGATGGGAGTCCAGACCGCGTACATTCCTATGGCCTCGGTTCCTGGCATCGAGGAGATCAACTTCGCCCCATCCGTCTCGTTGTACGCGCTCCTCTCGTCCCGCTACAGCCTCTACCCCGCACGCGCACGGGAAACCCACGTTGCGGTGCTCATCAGCACCTGGGAGGCAGAGCTGCTCGGCGTCGCGCCTGGCTCGCCAGGTCTTGTCGCTGAGCGAGTAACCTATCTGGCCAGCGGGCGACCGCTCGAGTACGTCCAGTCAGTCATGCGAGGCGACCGATACAAGGTTGTCCTGGAGCTGACGACTCCACGAGCACGGAGGTAG